In the Triticum aestivum cultivar Chinese Spring chromosome 2B, IWGSC CS RefSeq v2.1, whole genome shotgun sequence genome, CAAAAGTGCATCTCCACTTTATTCCAGAGGGCATATTACAAATGAATACATCAATAATTCTCTCGCCTAGCTTAAAGAGCTCAACATCGACACTTTCATCCCAGAACAAAGCTAGGCCACCCCCTTTACCTTCTTCTATATAGGAGACTACATTACGGAGGCCTAGCCTCCATCTAAGACCTTCTACAAACCTTTTATTTTGATGAGTTTCAGAAAGAAACAAAACTTTTGGATGCTGAGCATGCACAAGCCTCACCAATTCTTGAACTTTCCGGGGTCGGCCCAAGCCCCGGCAGTTCCAACAAAGTATCATCATGGCTCCTGACAGGCATGCTCATCCACGCCTGTCAGTTGACCAGCGGCCCCATGGCTGGTTGCCTCCGATTTCTAGGCGTCCCCCTTCTTGGTCTCCTCCTCCAGCGACACCGAAGGTGATCCTTTGCTCTTCTTgctgctgtcaaaactgaactttgGCAGGTTGTTCTCATCATCCAGAACCATTGGAGCTCGGTCCTCTCCGATGTGCTTACCAAGAACTTGATTCTTCCGGCGGTATACGCAGGCAACGCTGTTGGTGTCATCTGGACCGTACAACTCACGGCAAATAGAGCTGTCACTCCTGCCATATTCGCAGATCGGGGAGTAGGCCACCGCTGCCTGCACTGGCCCATCAGTAGCACCCCAAGCAGATGGATGCAGCACCACTTGCTGAATTGCAGCGACCCCATCACCTCATTTGCTGGTGTGGTCACTACAAGGCCATCAACACCCCCTGGATGAACGGGGGCATCAGAAGGCTTGTTGGCTTCACGACCAGCAGCAAGGCCGGCAGTATGCTTGGCCACTCCGGCCCTGATAGCTGCAGCCAGTCGTCCCAGCCCTGGGTTCCTTTTGGCCGCCTAGAAGAGGGGCTTCCCACGCCCATTGCTGCTAGCCCTGGAGTGTTCAGAACAGGCATGCTGATTCCAGACTGTCTTCGACTTTACTTGCTGTTCTGGATTCACCTACACATGAATGTTAGCTATCCCGTGTACTCTGTCCGCTACAACCTCTTCATTGGCCTTGAGGTTCTCCACAGTAGCAACCACCCCTTTCACGACAGCCTTGATCATGGGGTCCGTTGTCGTCCGCTCATCATTGTCGGTGGCCATCAGATTGGTGCCCAACTTTTCTGTCTCCCCTGTTTTCTTCCCGTTTCTATCTTCTGCATTGATCACAAGAGCCTGGGAAGGGAGCCTATCAAACTGGAGGTTGCGCTTGGCACTGCTCACCTCCCCTGGCATATAGAAGCTCATGTGCTCGAACATCTTGTATGGCGAGGCACACTGCTCCGTAGAGAACCGCCCTATCTTCTCCTCTTCTTTTATCAGACATGATTTCTCTCTGTGCCCAATGATGCCACAATAAAAACAAAAATGGGGAACGCGCTCATACTTTACAGGGCATCTTTTAGCATCTTTTCCGTCCTTGCCTTCAATCTTTATCCACCTCCTGAGCGGTTCAACCACCTTGTGCTCGATCCTTGTGTTCTCCTTTTCTAAGTACTCTCATCAACATTTATACACCTTCGGTATTTTTTATATGAATGGACGCTAAAGATTTTGACAAAATTGACAGAGAGAAATAATAAAGGATACAAAGGGAATTACTCTCCTACGATTCTGTAAGTTCAAAATATAATAAAACTGACATGATCTCTTGTACTCTGCTTGCTAATAAATACATGACCAGGTGGCTCGAGAGGGGTGTGTCGAACCACCACGGAAAATTATCTGTGCTGAGGACTGGACGATCTCTCTAAGTTGCTTGACTATTGCCTCTTGTGTATCCCTGTCCCTTGGAAAGAAGCCCCCTACAGGAGGAGGTATAGGGATCATTGCATCACAGCCCTTGCATGGATATTGACCATCTGTCAGAAGAACCGTCTTCAGATCTGGAGCTCGACCCATCACGGTACTTGCAAATAACAAGTGATGCTTCAGTAGGGGCCTAAAACCACCAAACTGAAACTCTTTCAATTGCCACTTCTGACAGCTCGTGAACCCAGGAATCTTCCATGAAGGTTCCACTCTCTGAGCACTAAaacatcttattcttgcttcatcacCCTCCAGGCATGGATGTTCAAACATCTGCATTCAACCACCAATACAAAAATTATAAGGGGTTATGGTAGGATGTTCAAACATCTGCATTCAACCACAGATGTACAATCATAAAGAGACTACGATGGTGTTTTGAGTCAGATAGACCTGTATACATTCCAACTAAAAGTTTAAAAGAATTGAGTAGAAGTACCTCAACATCAAATGTCTCAACAGATGGAGCAGCTTCGATGAGATTTAATGTCCATAACAGATCAAATTTTGTAAAGATACCATGAATAAACAACTTTCTTAGCTTGTTGAATGCAGTGCAGAGTTGTTTTCTTTCTGGTTGCATCCAGATCTGATgaacaaaacaaataaagaaaaagatAAGTATACAATATTTGTGCATCTGTATATGTTATAAAGGCAAGCTATGCATGCAACATGTTAGCCATTTGCCAAGTAATGGGATGCTTCCAGGCAATTATAAATCTCTACTATATACTTAATTAAAGAAGAATAATGTTCCTCTTTCATACAACCTTGAGTTCCCCCTCCGTCTCTTCGCTCTGATCTTTTTCCTCGTATATATGGTCTTTTCTCCGGTTTTCCTTGAAAACCGTCTTAACTGTCCCACCTTTTATTGACTTACCAAGTAGAAATATGTCTTCTTTGGTAAACCAATAAATTCTTACCAAATAAAATCCTAAAATTTATTTAGGTAGGTAAATCACAGGCAAGATTTGATAAAACATTTACTTACACAATCACATTAATATGGGTTCACAACAACATACTATAATATTTATATCCCACTGCAACGCACCGACAATTATCTACTTATAAATAAAAGCAAATTACTTGGTCAAGGATGAACCAGCAAAGCTAAAACAATCCTAGTGATGGTCCAACATGAAGTTCATACTAATGCATAAACACAATATAATAGATATCTGCTAAAATTACCTTTTCTCCTCGAAAGTTTAAGGTCATAGTGTGTATGTTTGTGGTACCATCTAGAACCTGGCTTAAACTAAAGTCTTGGTGACAGAGAGTTGCATCACATTTGAGATACAATTCCTTGAGTGACGGGACAGAACCAAAACACAAGGGGGCCTCATGAAACAACCAAGCCTGCCAACGGACCCGCTCTAGTTTTGGAAGGCAGAGCACCTCAGCTCTTTTCAATGAGGACAAGTAGACTTCTAGAACTCTGAGATTCGAATGTGGCGCATTGATCTTCCATACAGATAAGTCCCTAGTGTCACAGTGGTCCAGACGAAGGTGCAGCAATTGCTTGCAACAATCAAATAGGAGGTGATTCATGTCGCGTTCGGCGAAGCGAACATTATGTAGATGGAGCCTTGTGAGGCAGCGAAGAACACTAGGGTACTCACTGAAAAATCCATCCACATCCCGAGCTTGCCGTAACATAACCTCGTTTTCGGAGTCCTTGACCTCCTTCTCAGTTAAAATGGAGAGTTCCAAATCTTTTAGCATCTTGCAGTCAATGGCATTGCTAACTAGCAGGCCAATGTCACGCGAGTAGTTGCCCATGAGATAAAGCTTGAGGCATAGTGTTGAGATGGTGTGTTCCCTGCGGGGCTGAGCCAAGAAGCTGCTAGTGGCTCTTGTCAGAGACGCCATTGCTTGATCAGTGTGTGCAGCCCCTGTACATGGGGCACTAAGGAAGTCAGTGACATTAAGTTTGAGATCAGGAAGTAACCACGGCAAGTTTCTCCACCGCGTTGACAGCACGCTAGTCCTTGCTGCCATGTCAAGGTCGACTCTCCCCAAGATAGAGATTAAAATGTCGTCGCTCAACGCGCTGAGCCTATCTTCCTCGCCTTTCTGCAACAAGAATATATATCATCCATGGATACAGTCAGGTCAACATGCAAAGAATAGAAGGTTCTAAGCATAAGTAATCGTTGCATCATCTTTAGCAAGAACACTGCACTTTTGTGATGTGTAAGATCATTTATTTGGAACTTCAG is a window encoding:
- the LOC123040654 gene encoding putative F-box/FBD/LRR-repeat protein At2g05300 encodes the protein MSAMFRAPWTRRLLSMELDSARRHKGEEDRLSALSDDILISILGRVDLDMAARTSVLSTRWRNLPWLLPDLKLNVTDFLSAPCTGAAHTDQAMASLTRATSSFLAQPRREHTISTLCLKLYLMGNYSRDIGLLVSNAIDCKMLKDLELSILTEKEVKDSENEVMLRQARDVDGFFSEYPSVLRCLTRLHLHNVRFAERDMNHLLFDCCKQLLHLRLDHCDTRDLSVWKINAPHSNLRVLEVYLSSLKRAEVLCLPKLERVRWQAWLFHEAPLCFGSVPSLKELYLKCDATLCHQDFSLSQVLDGTTNIHTMTLNFRGEKVILADIYYIVFMH